The following are encoded together in the Candidatus Dormiibacterota bacterium genome:
- a CDS encoding MFS transporter, with translation MSGIERGRRPRAQLWGHPDFLKLWAGQTVSELGSQVSFIAIPLTAVTVLGAGPFQTGLLGALQFLPFLLLGLPAGVWVDRLAHRPVLIVADLGRMLALASVPVAWALGGLHLPQLYAAGFVVGVLTVFFDVAYQSYLPALVEREQLVEGNSKLALTQSTAEVAGPGVGGLLVGLASAPYAVAADAASYAISVVGLLLIRRREPRVERPARAGLRAELLEGLRFVLGHRLLRSIAACTGLSNLFAHAGMAVLFVYAVRDLGLSAGSIGLWFSLGSLGGPLGALLVARLERRLGTGRTIVATAWLGLPSWVLLVLAPRSFPMPFLIASGIVGSLAGVAYNITQISLRQAITPRHLQGRMNATMRFLVWGTIPLGAFAGGVMGSLLGLRATLLAAAAGQLLAALPVTLSGVRRLRRVEDAMPALAGG, from the coding sequence GTGAGCGGTATCGAGCGTGGTCGCCGGCCCCGGGCCCAGCTGTGGGGCCATCCCGACTTCCTCAAGCTGTGGGCGGGCCAGACCGTCAGCGAGCTGGGCAGCCAGGTCTCCTTCATCGCGATCCCGCTGACCGCGGTCACGGTGCTCGGCGCCGGGCCCTTCCAGACCGGCCTGCTCGGCGCCCTGCAGTTCCTCCCCTTCCTCCTCCTCGGCCTTCCCGCGGGGGTGTGGGTCGACCGGCTCGCCCACCGGCCGGTGCTGATCGTCGCCGACCTGGGACGGATGCTGGCGCTGGCGTCGGTGCCGGTGGCCTGGGCGCTGGGCGGCCTCCACCTGCCCCAGCTCTACGCCGCCGGCTTCGTGGTCGGCGTGCTCACCGTGTTCTTCGACGTCGCCTACCAGTCCTACCTTCCCGCCCTGGTCGAGCGCGAGCAGCTGGTCGAGGGCAACTCCAAGCTCGCCCTCACCCAGTCGACCGCGGAGGTGGCCGGGCCGGGGGTCGGCGGCCTGCTGGTGGGCCTGGCGAGCGCGCCCTACGCGGTCGCCGCCGACGCGGCCAGCTACGCGATCTCGGTGGTCGGCCTGCTGCTCATCCGCCGCCGCGAGCCCCGCGTGGAACGCCCGGCGCGCGCCGGCCTGCGGGCCGAGCTGCTCGAGGGGCTGCGCTTCGTGCTCGGCCACCGCCTGCTCCGCTCCATCGCCGCCTGCACCGGGCTCTCCAACCTCTTCGCCCACGCGGGGATGGCGGTGCTCTTCGTCTACGCGGTGCGCGACCTCGGCCTGAGCGCCGGCAGCATCGGGCTCTGGTTCAGCCTGGGCAGCCTGGGCGGACCGCTCGGCGCCCTGCTGGTGGCGCGGCTGGAGCGCCGCCTCGGCACCGGAAGGACCATCGTCGCCACCGCCTGGCTCGGCCTCCCCAGCTGGGTGCTGCTGGTGCTGGCGCCGCGGTCGTTCCCCATGCCCTTCCTGATCGCCTCGGGGATCGTCGGCTCGCTCGCCGGCGTCGCCTACAACATCACCCAGATCAGCCTCCGCCAGGCGATCACCCCGCGCCACCTCCAGGGGCGGATGAACGCGACGATGCGCTTCCTGGTCTGGGGCACGATCCCGCTCGGCGCCTTCGCCGGCGGGGTGATGGGATCGCTGCTCGGGCTGCGCGCCACCCTGCTCGCCGCCGCCGCCGGGCAGCTGCTCGCGGCGCTGCCGGTCACCCTGTCCGGGGTGCGCCGGCTGCGCCGGGTCGAGGACGCCATGCCCGCGCTCGCCGGCGGCTGA
- a CDS encoding DUF169 domain-containing protein codes for MTAAPSTPPPSPAHQVAERLQRLFPQRSAPVAMARVDEVPAGIPVRSGPATSACLFWREAERGVFAVGAEHGTCPVGRITQGFTTEMPSGDELIGTMVETGYVDPAELASMPVLPLGHAAIVYGPLGSFPLAPEAVLLIGQSEQIMLLGEALGVARLDSPGLRVMGRPTCAAVSAAILQGEPRGSLACVGARIFAGFEPGELLLVIPGAALDGLAGAIDAVAAANLRVGELDRALQRSLAGAAG; via the coding sequence ATGACCGCTGCCCCCTCCACCCCGCCGCCGTCCCCAGCCCACCAGGTGGCCGAGCGGCTGCAGCGGCTGTTCCCGCAGCGCTCCGCGCCGGTGGCGATGGCGCGGGTCGACGAGGTGCCGGCGGGCATCCCGGTGCGCAGCGGCCCGGCGACCTCGGCGTGCCTCTTCTGGCGCGAGGCGGAACGCGGCGTCTTCGCGGTCGGCGCCGAGCACGGCACCTGCCCGGTCGGTCGCATCACCCAGGGGTTCACCACCGAGATGCCGAGCGGGGACGAGCTGATCGGCACGATGGTGGAGACGGGGTACGTCGACCCCGCCGAGCTGGCCTCGATGCCGGTGCTGCCGCTCGGCCACGCCGCGATCGTCTACGGGCCGCTGGGCAGCTTCCCGCTGGCGCCGGAGGCGGTGCTTCTGATCGGCCAGTCCGAGCAGATCATGCTGCTCGGCGAGGCGCTCGGGGTGGCCCGGCTCGACAGCCCCGGGCTGCGGGTGATGGGCCGGCCGACCTGCGCCGCGGTCTCCGCCGCCATCCTCCAGGGTGAGCCGCGGGGCTCGCTGGCCTGCGTCGGGGCGCGCATCTTCGCCGGCTTCGAGCCCGGAGAGCTGCTGCTGGTGATCCCGGGCGCCGCCCTCGACGGCCTCGCCGGGGCGATCGACGCCGTCGCCGCCGCCAACCTGCGGGTCGGCGAGCTCGACCGCGCGCTCCAGCGCAGCCTGGCCGGCGCCGCCGGATAG